In Edaphobacter aggregans, the sequence AGTTCGCTCATGCGACGCATTCTGATCATTGATGACGAGGACGACATCCGCGAAGTAGCGGCCCTATCTCTCGAAGCTACAGCCGGCTGGGAGATACTCACCGCCAACTCCGGCGCCAAAGGCATCGACATTGCCGTCGCCGAACAGCCCGATGCCATCCTCATGGACGTCATGATGCCCGAGGTCGATGGCCCCACCACCTTCCGCAACATGCAGCAAAACCCCGCCATCTCCAGCATTCCCGTCCTTCTACTCACCGCAAAGGTTCAGGGAGTCGATCAGCGCCGCTTTGCTGGCCTGGGCGTCGCC encodes:
- a CDS encoding response regulator, producing MRRILIIDDEDDIREVAALSLEATAGWEILTANSGAKGIDIAVAEQPDAILMDVMMPEVDGPTTFRNMQQNPAISSIPVLLLTAKVQGVDQRRFAGLGVAAVLFKPFDPLTLADQISEVLGWSKNSHSEQPVPSEPAV